The following is a genomic window from Xenopus laevis strain J_2021 chromosome 2L, Xenopus_laevis_v10.1, whole genome shotgun sequence.
ACCTTGTAGCGATCTACCCCAGAAGTCAAGCTAAATACAGCCTTCATGATCAGCACATATGAGATGAAGATCAGGATGGCATCAAATGTCACGGTAGACAGGATAATGACCAAGCCATATGCAATGTTGAAGGTGTTGGTGCCATCACAAGCCAATTTCATGACGTCTTGGTGTAGACAGTAAGAATGGGACAGCTGGTTGCCCTTACAGTAGGGCAAGAGCTCAAGGCTATAAACCAATGGAATGTGAATGACTATGCTCCTCAAGGCTGAGGCCACCCCGATCTTCACAACAATAGAATTGGAAAGGATTGATGAGTATCGCAGTGGGTCACAGATGGCTACAAAGCGATCAAAGGCCATGGCCAGTAACAGTCCCGATGAAACCACAGAGAGAGTTTGGACAAAGAACATCTGCAGCAAGCACAAAAAAGATCGGatctgcctggagttgaaccagaaGATATTCATAACAGTGGGGCAGGTGGAGGCCGAGAAGAGCAAGTCAGTAAAGGACAACATAGAGAGGAATAGAAACATAGGCTGGTGCAGCATATAGTCCTGCAGTATCACAACAATGACCAGTCCATTCCCAACAATGGAGGTAGCAAACATGACAAAGTATGGGATGGAAATAAAAC
Proteins encoded in this region:
- the LOC108707597 gene encoding olfactory receptor 51I2, whose translation is MSVYNSSHLPSSFILLGAPGLEEVYSFISIPYFVMFATSIVGNGLVIVVILQDYMLHQPMFLFLSMLSFTDLLFSASTCPTVMNIFWFNSRQIRSFLCLLQMFFVQTLSVVSSGLLLAMAFDRFVAICDPLRYSSILSNSIVVKIGVASALRSIVIHIPLVYSLELLPYCKGNQLSHSYCLHQDVMKLACDGTNTFNIAYGLVIILSTVTFDAILIFISYVLIMKAVFSLTSGVDRYKVFDTCISHLCAVFLFYVPVVALSFIHRFGTHLSPSFKIFMASVYILIPPMFNPIIYSIKSKQIRGSFERLHRHNRVRALHT